One window of the Chitinophaga niabensis genome contains the following:
- a CDS encoding GNAT family N-acetyltransferase, with the protein MIRPARKEDASTVVPLLFQAMKEIAVKLAGTNNPDVVQALFEYFFQQDVNQYSYKNALVYEDEEGIGGMILSYDGDDLDLLRDPVLDHIREHLQNDFVPGRETGNGEYYLDSIAVAPGRQGKGIGKQLIAAAIEKARQEGQSSVGLLVHEHNADALRLYERLGFKAVKMREFAGGQYRHMVKSL; encoded by the coding sequence ATGATCAGACCTGCCAGAAAGGAGGATGCCTCCACCGTAGTACCTTTGCTTTTCCAGGCCATGAAGGAAATAGCCGTTAAACTGGCGGGTACCAATAACCCCGATGTGGTACAGGCTTTATTTGAGTATTTCTTTCAACAGGATGTAAACCAGTATAGTTATAAGAACGCGCTGGTGTATGAGGATGAAGAGGGGATCGGGGGGATGATCCTTTCTTATGATGGTGACGACCTGGACCTTTTGCGGGACCCGGTGCTGGACCATATCCGCGAGCACCTTCAGAATGATTTTGTGCCGGGCCGGGAAACCGGGAACGGGGAATATTACCTGGATAGTATTGCGGTAGCACCCGGCAGGCAGGGTAAGGGTATCGGCAAACAACTGATTGCTGCTGCCATAGAGAAAGCGCGGCAGGAAGGGCAATCCAGTGTTGGATTGCTGGTGCATGAACATAATGCGGATGCGCTGCGTTTGTACGAACGGCTGGGGTTTAAAGCGGTTAAAATGCGCGAGTTTGCCGGAGGGCAGTACCGGCACATGGTGAAAAGTTTATGA
- a CDS encoding TetR/AcrR family transcriptional regulator yields the protein MGITDRKEREKLEMKRLIIEAAMQMFLEEGYEKTSIRNIADKIEYSPGTIYLYYKDKDELLYEVQREAFGRLYEAFVQNAPSKSPWKRLEQIAHTYVSFGMEHPDLYDLMFIIRAPMNTVDEKAGWENGDACFDYLSDCISQCVDKKLLRYTDKRLAALSVWSLAHGLVSLNVRCRFKVMDMEPEQINKAMEMALNEHLRLIKA from the coding sequence ATGGGTATAACTGACAGGAAAGAAAGAGAAAAGTTGGAAATGAAGCGGCTGATCATTGAGGCGGCGATGCAGATGTTCCTGGAAGAAGGGTACGAAAAAACATCTATCCGTAACATTGCCGATAAGATAGAATACAGCCCCGGCACCATCTATCTCTATTATAAAGACAAAGACGAACTGTTGTACGAAGTACAGCGGGAAGCATTTGGCAGGTTGTACGAAGCCTTTGTACAAAACGCCCCCAGCAAAAGTCCCTGGAAACGCCTGGAGCAGATAGCGCACACCTATGTGAGCTTTGGCATGGAACATCCGGACCTTTACGATCTGATGTTCATCATCCGCGCTCCTATGAACACCGTGGACGAAAAAGCCGGTTGGGAAAATGGAGATGCCTGCTTTGATTATCTGTCTGATTGTATCTCTCAGTGTGTGGACAAAAAACTACTGCGGTATACAGATAAAAGACTCGCTGCATTGTCGGTTTGGTCCCTCGCCCATGGCCTGGTATCCCTCAATGTGCGCTGCCGTTTCAAAGTAATGGATATGGAACCCGAACAGATCAACAAAGCCATGGAAATGGCTTTGAACGAACACTTAAGACTTATAAAAGCATAG
- a CDS encoding TolC family protein, with protein MLPKIIKLHLFISVGFITQVATAQSRLDQYIQEAFSRNQAIARQNFQLEKNMYALQEAKALFMPSASLISSYTKAGGGRTIDIPVGDMLNGVYATLNQLTGSQKFPQLENQSILLAPDNFYDAKVRTSMPLINTEIMYAKKIRQEDISRQQATVNVYKRQLVKDIKTAYYQYFQATRAVDIYNNALLLVKENIRVNQSMLNNGIRNNTSLTRAQTEQQKTEAAITQAENTQQNARSYFNFLLNKPLTDSIELDSTALLVAEYIPTTGVQSREEIQQLTSVKKIALLQEKMQHSLFTPKVNTFLDLGSQGFNWAFNNSSRYYLWGVNLQWDIFTGGQRKYRTKQAGADAAIAQTALTETVQGLELELNRANNNYRTAYVNYKSAQTQLQLAEKYFRDQMKVYKEGQLLYIELLDAQNQLTNSRLQLLQAYAQVQISQAEIERAQAGYPLTNLQ; from the coding sequence ATGTTACCGAAGATCATTAAACTACACTTGTTTATTAGTGTTGGTTTTATCACACAGGTGGCCACTGCTCAAAGCCGGCTGGATCAATATATCCAGGAAGCTTTCTCCCGCAACCAGGCCATAGCCCGGCAGAACTTTCAACTGGAAAAGAACATGTACGCTTTGCAGGAAGCAAAAGCACTCTTCATGCCCTCTGCCAGTTTAATCAGCAGTTATACCAAAGCCGGCGGTGGCCGTACTATTGATATCCCGGTGGGCGATATGCTGAACGGTGTATATGCCACACTCAATCAATTAACCGGTAGCCAGAAGTTTCCGCAGCTGGAAAATCAATCCATTTTGCTCGCCCCGGATAATTTCTATGATGCAAAAGTGCGCACCTCCATGCCACTGATCAATACAGAGATCATGTATGCAAAAAAGATCAGGCAGGAAGATATCTCCCGCCAGCAGGCCACGGTAAATGTCTATAAACGCCAATTGGTAAAAGACATTAAAACGGCCTACTACCAATACTTTCAGGCCACCCGTGCAGTAGATATCTATAACAATGCCCTCCTGCTGGTGAAAGAAAACATCCGGGTGAATCAAAGCATGCTGAACAACGGTATCCGTAACAACACTTCACTCACCCGCGCACAAACAGAACAACAGAAAACAGAAGCAGCGATCACGCAGGCAGAAAACACCCAACAGAACGCCCGCTCCTATTTCAACTTCCTGCTGAATAAACCTTTAACGGATTCTATTGAGCTGGATAGCACAGCACTCCTGGTAGCGGAATACATTCCAACTACCGGCGTTCAGAGCAGGGAAGAGATCCAGCAACTCACTTCTGTTAAAAAGATAGCACTCCTGCAGGAGAAAATGCAACATTCCCTCTTCACGCCTAAAGTGAACACCTTCCTGGATCTGGGCTCACAGGGTTTTAACTGGGCCTTCAATAATTCCAGCAGATATTACCTCTGGGGTGTAAATCTGCAATGGGACATCTTCACCGGCGGACAACGGAAATACCGTACCAAACAGGCCGGCGCAGATGCTGCCATCGCACAAACGGCATTGACCGAAACCGTACAGGGGCTGGAGCTGGAACTCAACCGCGCGAACAATAATTACCGCACTGCTTACGTGAATTATAAAAGCGCGCAAACACAATTACAGCTGGCTGAAAAATATTTCCGGGACCAGATGAAGGTCTATAAAGAAGGCCAGCTCCTGTACATTGAATTACTCGATGCTCAGAACCAGCTCACCAACAGCCGTTTACAATTACTGCAGGCCTACGCACAGGTGCAGATCTCACAAGCTGAAATTGAACGCGCACAGGCAGGATACCCTTTAACTAACCTTCAATAA
- a CDS encoding efflux RND transporter periplasmic adaptor subunit, producing MKLYILLLSGAIGLSACGAGSAASEIPPQADIPVKILPLQSQSASASIPVSGVFTTDDEVLLSFKTGGIIQRILVKEGDAIRQGQTVAILNPVEIDAQVQQAQLAFEKATRDHQRATNLYNDSVATLEQLQNAQTAKDIAQQQLKTAQFNRNHSVITAPRNGFVLRKLAAEGQLVGAGTPILQTNGAQSGNWLLRTSISNKEWAAIRLKDTATVEVESVPGKTFTGLVSRRSEGIDPSTGSFAIDIRLTGEKPEAIAFGMFGKAVIHTTAQSNSNTSSWAVPYDAVLDGDGNSGYVFITNDNKQAQKVKVTIAGMEKDHVIISGGLENARQLIISGSAYLTDSSTIRIIQ from the coding sequence ATGAAACTGTATATTTTATTATTATCCGGTGCAATAGGATTGAGTGCCTGCGGTGCAGGATCTGCTGCATCCGAAATACCACCACAGGCAGATATCCCTGTAAAGATCCTCCCCCTGCAAAGCCAGTCGGCTTCCGCGAGCATTCCTGTTTCCGGAGTCTTCACCACTGACGATGAAGTACTGCTTTCTTTCAAAACAGGCGGCATCATTCAACGCATACTCGTGAAGGAAGGTGATGCCATCCGCCAGGGACAAACAGTAGCCATTCTGAATCCTGTAGAGATAGACGCGCAGGTACAGCAGGCACAACTGGCCTTTGAAAAAGCCACACGTGATCATCAGCGGGCCACCAATTTGTATAACGACAGCGTAGCCACACTGGAACAATTACAGAATGCACAAACGGCGAAAGACATTGCACAACAACAATTAAAAACGGCGCAGTTCAATCGTAATCATAGTGTGATCACTGCTCCGCGTAATGGTTTTGTGCTCCGCAAACTGGCGGCAGAAGGCCAGCTCGTTGGAGCCGGCACCCCTATCCTGCAAACCAATGGCGCCCAATCCGGCAACTGGTTATTACGCACCAGCATCAGTAATAAAGAATGGGCGGCCATCCGCCTGAAGGATACCGCTACGGTAGAAGTGGAATCCGTTCCCGGAAAAACCTTCACCGGCCTGGTATCCCGCCGCTCAGAAGGGATCGACCCTTCCACCGGTTCTTTTGCAATAGACATTCGCCTCACGGGAGAAAAACCCGAAGCCATTGCTTTTGGCATGTTCGGCAAAGCGGTGATACATACCACTGCACAAAGCAATAGCAACACCAGCAGCTGGGCCGTTCCCTACGATGCTGTGCTGGATGGAGATGGCAACAGCGGATATGTTTTCATCACCAACGATAACAAGCAGGCGCAAAAAGTGAAAGTGACGATCGCAGGGATGGAAAAGGACCATGTGATCATCAGTGGCGGACTGGAAAACGCGCGCCAGCTGATCATTTCCGGCAGCGCCTACCTGACGGACAGCAGCACTATCCGCATTATTCAATAA
- a CDS encoding efflux RND transporter permease subunit has translation MKISDYAVKNYQFTLVIFIMIIALGITTILNMPRSEDPEMHAPTYSVVVVYPGTSPKDMEELIVDPLEKEINELENVLRIRTSISDGLAVMRVEYKYSSNVDDKYQEMVRVVNNKQRELPSDNIFIEVQKFQPSDVNIMQIALISENAPRDKLKFYAEKLQDELEKLSPLKKVEIHGLPVQQVRAELDLEKMAQMNLPVNNVISSLQNETLSIPGGSIDAGNKTFNIKTSGNFHSLEEISNTIVYTGAGRNVYLKDIAKVYYGYADETYQTRLNGFRCIFVAAAQKEGENISKTQLLYKPVIEKFRKTLPANIDLIEHFDQAANVNRRLGSLGIDFMIAIFLVAITLLPLGFRQAVIVMISVPLSLSIGIILLQLFGYNLNQLSIVGLVVALGLLVDDSIVVVENIERWMLEGHSALEATLKATKQIGMAVLGCTVTLIIAFMPLVFMPEGSGDFIRSMPLAVIFCVLASMFVSLTIIPFLTSKVLKPHTGHPDGNLFMRGLKKLIHGSYSRLLDKALQRPALTLVITVIIFAGSLGVFKLIGFSLFPPSEKPQFMINITAPSQSNLLYTNSIAKQIEQTLKKEPLVKYFATNVGKGNPRIYYNVIQKEEQSDFAQVFVQLGEETNPKEKQALMEKFRKAWTPYPGAKVEVKDFEQGPPVVAPVEVRIFGDDLDTLRQLASRVEKMLHKTPGTMYIDNPVDLLKSDIRVAIQPEKAQQLGIPFVQIDRTVRLAVAGLTLGKYTDDNTNDYNILLTRAKEGRPTLDVFSNLYVNNLQGKAIPLSQVADLKMETSPVHINHQEKRRVVSVKAFVQQGFLVDRVITDVIGRMDAMALPVGYSYEMGGEVESRQQSFGGFQNIIIVTVFLFIAVLILEFGTFKSTLIILSVIPLGIVGAAIALWITGNSLSFVAIIGLIALAGIEVKNTILLVDFTNQLRAQGKDLETAIREAGEVRFLPIVLTSLTAIGGLIPIAISNNPLISPLAIVLIGGLISSTLLSRIVTPVVYKLIPPKIKA, from the coding sequence ATGAAAATATCTGACTATGCCGTTAAGAATTACCAGTTCACACTGGTGATCTTTATCATGATCATTGCGCTGGGTATCACTACCATTCTCAACATGCCACGTTCGGAAGATCCGGAGATGCATGCCCCCACTTATTCCGTAGTGGTGGTATATCCCGGCACCAGTCCGAAGGACATGGAGGAACTGATTGTTGACCCATTGGAGAAAGAGATCAATGAACTTGAGAACGTATTGCGCATCCGCACCAGCATCAGCGATGGCCTGGCCGTTATGCGGGTAGAATATAAATACAGCAGCAATGTGGATGATAAGTACCAGGAGATGGTACGCGTTGTCAACAACAAACAACGGGAACTTCCTTCCGATAACATCTTCATTGAAGTACAGAAGTTCCAGCCTTCTGATGTGAACATCATGCAGATCGCCCTGATCTCTGAAAATGCACCGCGCGATAAACTGAAATTCTATGCAGAGAAACTACAGGACGAACTGGAAAAACTCAGTCCGCTCAAGAAAGTAGAGATCCACGGATTACCTGTACAACAGGTACGTGCGGAGCTGGACCTGGAAAAGATGGCGCAGATGAACCTGCCCGTGAACAATGTGATCAGCAGCCTGCAGAATGAAACCCTGAGTATCCCTGGTGGCAGCATCGATGCCGGTAACAAAACCTTTAACATCAAAACCAGCGGTAATTTCCACTCGCTGGAAGAGATCAGCAACACCATCGTTTACACCGGCGCAGGGCGTAACGTTTACCTGAAAGACATTGCCAAAGTGTATTACGGTTATGCAGATGAAACTTACCAAACCCGCCTGAATGGCTTCCGCTGCATATTTGTAGCTGCCGCACAGAAGGAAGGAGAAAATATCAGCAAAACACAATTACTCTATAAACCGGTCATTGAAAAGTTCCGGAAAACATTACCGGCCAACATTGACCTGATCGAACATTTTGACCAGGCCGCCAATGTGAACAGGCGTCTCGGCAGCCTGGGTATCGATTTCATGATCGCCATCTTCCTGGTGGCCATTACTTTGCTGCCATTGGGTTTCCGGCAGGCCGTGATCGTAATGATCTCTGTACCGCTCTCTCTGTCCATCGGTATCATCCTGCTGCAGTTATTTGGATATAACCTCAACCAGCTGAGCATTGTGGGATTGGTAGTTGCATTAGGACTATTGGTGGATGATAGCATTGTGGTAGTGGAAAATATAGAACGATGGATGCTTGAAGGGCATAGTGCACTGGAAGCTACGCTGAAAGCCACCAAACAGATCGGTATGGCTGTATTAGGTTGTACGGTAACATTGATCATTGCATTTATGCCACTGGTATTTATGCCGGAAGGATCAGGGGACTTTATCCGGAGTATGCCGCTGGCCGTGATCTTCTGCGTACTGGCTTCTATGTTCGTGTCGCTCACCATCATACCCTTCCTTACCAGCAAAGTATTAAAACCACATACCGGCCATCCGGATGGCAACCTGTTCATGCGCGGATTGAAGAAGCTTATCCACGGCAGTTATTCCCGCCTGCTGGACAAAGCCCTGCAACGCCCCGCACTCACACTCGTGATCACCGTGATCATCTTTGCAGGCTCATTGGGAGTGTTTAAACTGATCGGTTTCAGTTTATTTCCTCCTTCTGAAAAGCCGCAGTTCATGATCAATATCACGGCGCCTTCGCAATCCAATCTGTTATACACGAACAGTATTGCAAAACAGATAGAACAAACCCTGAAAAAGGAACCGCTGGTGAAATACTTTGCCACCAACGTAGGGAAAGGAAATCCGAGGATCTATTACAATGTGATCCAAAAGGAAGAACAGAGTGATTTTGCACAGGTGTTTGTACAATTGGGAGAAGAAACCAATCCCAAAGAGAAACAGGCATTGATGGAAAAATTCCGCAAAGCCTGGACGCCTTATCCCGGTGCGAAAGTGGAAGTGAAGGACTTTGAGCAGGGCCCTCCCGTAGTAGCTCCTGTGGAAGTCCGCATCTTTGGAGACGACCTGGATACCCTGCGCCAACTGGCCTCCCGCGTGGAAAAAATGCTGCACAAAACACCCGGCACCATGTACATCGATAACCCGGTAGACCTGCTGAAAAGCGACATCAGAGTAGCCATTCAGCCGGAGAAAGCACAACAGCTGGGCATCCCCTTTGTACAGATAGACCGTACCGTGCGCCTCGCCGTAGCAGGATTAACACTGGGTAAATACACAGATGATAATACCAATGATTATAACATCCTGCTCACCCGCGCAAAAGAAGGAAGGCCTACACTGGATGTGTTCAGCAACCTCTATGTGAACAACCTGCAGGGAAAAGCCATCCCCTTGTCACAGGTGGCTGATCTGAAAATGGAAACATCTCCGGTACACATCAATCACCAGGAGAAAAGAAGGGTAGTTTCCGTGAAAGCATTTGTGCAGCAGGGTTTCCTGGTGGATAGGGTGATCACCGATGTGATCGGCAGAATGGATGCGATGGCATTGCCCGTGGGATATAGCTATGAAATGGGAGGTGAAGTGGAATCACGCCAGCAATCATTCGGCGGTTTCCAGAATATCATCATTGTAACGGTATTCCTCTTTATTGCCGTGCTGATCCTGGAATTCGGCACCTTCAAAAGTACGCTCATCATCCTTTCCGTTATTCCGCTGGGTATAGTAGGTGCAGCCATTGCGCTATGGATCACGGGTAATTCATTGTCTTTCGTTGCCATCATCGGGTTGATAGCATTGGCGGGGATTGAAGTGAAAAATACCATCCTGCTGGTGGATTTCACCAACCAGTTGCGGGCGCAGGGGAAAGACCTGGAAACAGCTATCAGGGAAGCAGGGGAAGTGAGGTTCTTACCCATCGTACTTACTTCTTTAACGGCTATCGGCGGTTTGATACCTATCGCTATTTCAAATAATCCATTGATCTCACCATTAGCGATTGTACTGATCGGGGGATTGATCAGTTCTACCTTGCTTTCGAGGATAGTAACTCCGGTGGTGTACAAGCTGATACCACCTAAGATCAAAGCCTAA
- a CDS encoding AMP-dependent synthetase/ligase encodes MMIQPKRLFDAVAHQLQFFPKPDMLVAKINGAWKPVSTKEVQQTVNRLSAGLLSLGVSGNDQTVEGADKVAIISNNRPEWIITDLAVQQTGAILVPLYPTTSPTELQFILNDAAVKYIFVSNVELCERVKGMMKDIPSLQNIFTFDEVPGADHWTKVTDLSNDALLARVEAITPAISEEHVATIIYTSGTTGTPKGVMLTHKNIVSNAYHSKESFPFPDAPQTRVLSFLPLNHIFEKMCTYIYLFSGISIYYAESMDKIGDNLKEVKPDGFTTVPRLLEKVYEKIMSKGHELTGIKRGLFFWAVALGKRYDNNISGGWWYNLQLSIANKLIFSKWRDALGNRISYIVTGGAACQENLLRIFTAARIPVYEGYGPTENSPVISVNRRDKPENTRFGTTGPVITGQEVKLTEEGEILVKGPSVMKGYYKRQDLTDETVKDGWLYTGDIGTFVDGKFLKITDRKKELFKTSGGKYVAPQPIENKCKESPFIEQIMVIGSERKFVAALIVPSVSRLKQWMAQNNIPFTTPEEAVKNKEVLAMFDKVVEKYNALFNHVEQIKKFELLPKEWGVDTGEMTPKLSLKRKAIMEKYKDVVEKIYADSAEGVKRH; translated from the coding sequence ATGATGATTCAGCCCAAACGCCTATTTGATGCGGTAGCTCACCAATTGCAGTTTTTTCCCAAGCCCGATATGCTGGTGGCTAAGATAAATGGGGCATGGAAGCCTGTTTCCACGAAAGAAGTACAGCAAACCGTGAACCGCCTGAGCGCAGGACTTTTAAGCCTGGGGGTAAGCGGAAACGACCAGACAGTGGAAGGGGCAGATAAAGTTGCCATCATTAGCAATAACCGCCCGGAATGGATCATTACAGACCTTGCCGTGCAGCAGACCGGGGCCATCCTGGTGCCGCTTTATCCCACAACAAGCCCCACAGAACTGCAATTCATCCTCAATGATGCAGCCGTGAAGTACATTTTTGTGAGCAACGTGGAATTATGTGAGCGAGTGAAAGGCATGATGAAAGATATTCCTTCCCTGCAAAACATTTTTACTTTTGATGAGGTACCCGGTGCAGATCACTGGACGAAGGTAACAGACCTGAGCAACGATGCCCTGCTGGCCCGGGTGGAGGCTATAACACCTGCCATCAGCGAAGAACATGTAGCCACTATCATTTATACTTCCGGTACCACAGGCACACCCAAAGGAGTGATGCTTACCCATAAGAATATTGTCAGCAACGCCTATCATTCCAAAGAGAGCTTTCCTTTCCCGGATGCGCCGCAAACCAGGGTATTGAGCTTTCTGCCACTGAACCATATCTTTGAAAAGATGTGTACCTACATTTACCTGTTCAGTGGTATCAGCATTTACTATGCGGAAAGCATGGATAAGATCGGGGATAACCTGAAAGAGGTAAAACCGGATGGCTTCACTACTGTACCCCGTTTGCTGGAGAAAGTGTATGAGAAGATCATGAGCAAAGGCCATGAGCTCACAGGTATCAAACGTGGATTGTTCTTCTGGGCGGTAGCGTTGGGTAAGCGATACGACAATAATATCAGCGGCGGATGGTGGTATAACCTCCAGCTATCCATTGCCAATAAACTCATTTTTTCCAAGTGGCGCGATGCATTGGGCAACCGCATTTCCTATATCGTTACAGGAGGCGCCGCCTGCCAGGAAAACCTTTTGCGGATCTTCACCGCAGCCCGCATTCCGGTATATGAGGGATACGGCCCTACAGAGAATAGCCCCGTAATCAGCGTAAACAGGCGCGATAAGCCGGAAAATACCCGTTTTGGTACCACCGGGCCAGTGATAACAGGGCAGGAGGTAAAACTGACGGAAGAAGGCGAAATACTGGTGAAAGGGCCTTCCGTAATGAAGGGATACTACAAACGCCAGGACCTCACAGACGAAACCGTGAAAGATGGCTGGTTGTATACCGGGGATATCGGCACCTTTGTAGACGGAAAATTCCTCAAGATCACAGACCGTAAAAAGGAGCTGTTCAAAACCAGTGGTGGTAAATATGTGGCGCCGCAGCCGATTGAAAATAAATGTAAGGAAAGCCCTTTCATTGAACAGATCATGGTGATCGGTTCCGAACGGAAGTTTGTGGCTGCTTTGATCGTACCTTCTGTCAGCAGGCTGAAACAGTGGATGGCGCAGAATAACATTCCTTTCACCACGCCGGAAGAAGCTGTTAAGAATAAAGAGGTATTAGCGATGTTTGATAAGGTGGTGGAGAAATACAATGCCTTATTCAATCATGTGGAACAGATCAAGAAGTTTGAATTACTGCCGAAGGAGTGGGGAGTGGATACCGGGGAGATGACGCCGAAACTGAGCCTGAAAAGGAAGGCGATCATGGAGAAGTATAAGGATGTAGTAGAAAAGATCTACGCCGATAGTGCTGAAGGGGTAAAAAGGCATTGA
- the ggpS gene encoding glucosylglycerol-phosphate synthase, with protein MILATDLDGTFLGGTRQHMEELYEMIRNNKDFRLVFVTGRGMESVLPLLSDPVIPRPEFIICDVGATILDGTTLQPVQPIQNNIESKWPGKQAILQQLKDVKGIRIQPVPQQRRCSFIFDEHLEHEGIGALEQQLGCDILLSDNRFFDVLPINVNKGTTLTQLIDHLKIPEEKVLVAGDTLNDLALYGRGYKGVVVGEAEPALVTATQGLPGVFHSEVRGAGGIMEAMAHFEDFKPFYQKKTAKDCNTDSSQLVMLYHRFPFETVEENGKIIKRAPKSPNGILPTLTNFFKSNRPGLWIAWQEMKEGDAPAANFYIDKEVYPHLQASPVMMEKNDIDIFYKLFSKEAFWPAIFSFIEKAQFNHEHWEHYLKINKRFAEKAAAEAELNATVWIHDYNLWMVPGYLRQLRPDLTIGFFHHTAFPAANTFNIIPWRAEIIGSLLQCDYVSFHIPRYVENFVDVVKSLMPVKIIEQESAAPRFLTYSCAMGTGVMTREIQAGRRKVRLGANPVGVHVDYIKELTQQPATQDLIAELKKSTTGKKTILSIERLDYVKGPLEKIRAFGQFLDEHPGLHGKIELINICTPPASGMKIYEQVQHELEQAIGAINGKYSTIDWVPIHFFFRSFSFEEVLAYYAISDIAWITPLRDGLNLVAKEYIAVQGLNPESDGVLVLSEFAGASVELPHAILTNPYDNDSMKRSLLRAISMNKQERQIRMKRLYENVSHHNIGYWADEFMQELKKQTAQK; from the coding sequence ATGATCTTAGCGACAGACCTTGACGGAACATTTTTAGGGGGAACCCGCCAACACATGGAAGAGTTATACGAAATGATCAGGAATAACAAGGATTTCCGCCTCGTTTTTGTAACCGGCCGTGGCATGGAAAGCGTATTACCCTTACTGAGTGATCCCGTTATCCCAAGGCCTGAATTCATCATCTGCGATGTGGGCGCCACCATCCTCGATGGCACTACCCTTCAGCCCGTTCAGCCTATTCAGAATAATATCGAAAGCAAATGGCCCGGCAAACAGGCCATCCTGCAACAGTTAAAAGATGTAAAAGGCATCCGCATTCAACCGGTACCACAGCAACGCCGCTGCTCCTTTATATTCGATGAACACCTGGAACATGAAGGGATCGGCGCACTGGAACAACAACTGGGTTGCGACATCCTCTTATCAGACAACAGGTTTTTTGATGTATTACCCATCAATGTCAATAAAGGCACCACACTTACACAACTGATCGATCACCTGAAGATCCCGGAAGAAAAAGTACTCGTTGCCGGCGATACCCTGAACGACCTTGCCTTATATGGCCGGGGATACAAAGGTGTAGTAGTGGGTGAAGCAGAACCTGCACTGGTAACTGCCACACAGGGCCTCCCCGGTGTATTCCATTCCGAGGTCCGTGGTGCCGGTGGCATCATGGAAGCCATGGCGCATTTTGAAGATTTTAAACCCTTCTATCAAAAGAAAACGGCTAAAGATTGTAATACAGATTCTTCTCAATTGGTGATGCTCTATCACCGTTTCCCATTTGAAACAGTGGAAGAGAACGGGAAGATCATCAAACGTGCACCCAAAAGCCCTAACGGCATTCTGCCCACACTCACTAATTTCTTCAAATCCAACCGCCCGGGATTATGGATCGCCTGGCAGGAAATGAAGGAAGGAGATGCGCCGGCAGCCAATTTTTATATTGACAAAGAAGTATATCCCCATTTACAGGCCAGCCCTGTGATGATGGAGAAAAACGATATCGATATCTTCTACAAACTCTTCTCCAAAGAAGCATTCTGGCCTGCCATCTTTTCCTTTATAGAAAAAGCGCAGTTCAATCATGAACACTGGGAACATTACCTGAAGATCAATAAAAGGTTTGCAGAGAAAGCAGCTGCAGAAGCTGAACTGAATGCCACCGTATGGATCCATGATTACAATTTATGGATGGTACCCGGTTATCTCCGCCAGCTAAGACCTGACCTTACGATCGGTTTCTTTCATCACACAGCCTTCCCTGCTGCCAATACTTTCAACATCATCCCCTGGCGGGCAGAGATCATCGGCAGTTTATTACAATGTGACTATGTGAGCTTTCATATACCCCGTTATGTAGAGAACTTTGTGGATGTAGTGAAAAGCCTCATGCCCGTAAAGATCATAGAACAGGAAAGTGCAGCACCCCGCTTCCTTACTTACAGCTGTGCCATGGGCACCGGTGTAATGACGCGGGAGATCCAGGCAGGCAGAAGAAAAGTACGTTTAGGCGCTAACCCCGTTGGCGTACATGTGGATTATATCAAAGAACTCACACAACAACCCGCCACACAAGACCTGATCGCGGAATTAAAGAAAAGCACTACAGGCAAAAAAACTATCCTCAGCATAGAGCGGCTGGATTATGTGAAAGGCCCGCTGGAAAAGATCAGGGCCTTCGGGCAGTTCCTGGACGAACATCCCGGCCTGCATGGAAAGATAGAACTGATCAATATCTGCACCCCTCCTGCCAGTGGCATGAAAATATACGAACAGGTGCAGCATGAACTGGAACAGGCTATCGGGGCTATCAATGGTAAGTATTCCACGATCGACTGGGTGCCGATCCATTTCTTTTTCCGTTCCTTTTCTTTTGAAGAAGTGCTGGCTTATTATGCCATCTCAGACATAGCCTGGATCACGCCATTAAGGGATGGTTTAAACCTGGTGGCCAAGGAATACATTGCCGTGCAGGGGCTCAATCCTGAATCAGACGGCGTATTGGTATTATCTGAGTTTGCAGGGGCTTCGGTAGAATTGCCGCATGCCATCCTTACCAATCCTTATGACAATGATTCCATGAAGCGCAGTTTGCTGCGGGCGATCAGCATGAATAAACAGGAAAGACAGATCAGGATGAAACGTCTATATGAGAACGTTAGTCATCACAACATAGGATACTGGGCAGATGAATTTATGCAGGAATTAAAAAAACAGACAGCGCAAAAATAG